ATCAACTTCACTAAGAATTTTATACGGGTCAGTCATGTAACCAGACACACTGGATAAACCATAGTTAGCCTGCATTAACCAATTACGATTAATAATCTGAGTGACACCGAACATAATATCGCTCGTTTGCTTAGTATCATCACCCGCTAAACGAGTTTGATCAAATGCGGCTTGATAATCGGCATCACTGGCATAATTACCCCCGAAACACCATTTGTGACAAGGCTACTGGGCGACCGCCAACAGGGTCAACCACATCATTACTGAACGCGCCCGACAACGACACCGTCGTGTTGTTTTTATTGAAGCTGCGCTCAAGGCCCGCATTAATCCCCATAGAGAGGTAATCGAACTCTTTAGAGCCGTACACACCGACATTACCCGTCCAATCTTGGTTAAGCACTTCTTGCCAATTAGCGCTTAGCTGTACCCCGGGTATCGTGAAAGGTATCGTCAAGCGGCGTTTCACCTGAGCTAACGGTATATTGGCCGTCGCCTGAAGGACGAGTAAAGGTTTGGCTTTCGTCTTGGGCAACCGCACCAGAAGCCGATGCGCCTGTTAAGCTGTCGACTACAATTTTCATGTCTAGGAGTGAAGTTTCGCCAAAGGCTTTTTGCACATTACCAATGGCTTCTGCAGCTTGCACGCGGTCTTGCTCACCATAATACATAATTGCAGCATCGACTTTCCAATCATCATTTGCAGGAGTGGCTTCAGCAGCACTCACCTGTTGATTCAGTAAACTGCAGCTTGCTAACGCCAATGCACTGGCAATATTTTGCTTAGATGTTAGTTGCATCCACAACCTCCACCCGCTAATGAACGCCCACCGCTGGTGCCTTCTTTACTGAAATAAATATGGTCATCTAAGGCAAGATCGAGTTTTTCGCTGTTTAAGGCCATGTCAGCTCTGGCTAATTGATCTTTTTCCCAAGGTTGTACACCTAGGCTTGAACATCCAGCCAAACTACTGACAATGGCTAACGCCACTGCCGCCTTGGCTAAGGGTTGATAAAACGCTTTCGTCATGAGTTTACTCCTGTAACATTTGGATTTCTTGCTCGTAGGCGGGGGTATTTTCGGTAAAAAAATCCCATGTGAGTTTGTACCAGTTCACCTTTACGGTTAAACATAAAACTACTTGGCATTCCTTGTAACTCAAAGGCTCGAGCAATATCGCCCTCAGGGTCAAAGCGAAGATTAAATTTTCCCGGTAGCTTACTCAGAAACTCATGCGCTAATGCGGTGTCAACATCAAGGTTAATCGCTACAACCTCGAGACCTTGCTGTTGATATTTAGCTTGCATGGCATTCATCCAAGGGAATGATTTGCGGCATGGGCCACACCATGAAGCCCAAAAGTCGACATAAACGACCTTACCGGCAAATTGTTGCAAACTGACAGACTGCCCTTGCAGATCCATCACTTTATTATCTAATGACGGAGCAGCATAAGCAGTAACACTGACTCCAAGGCTTAACGCCAAACTTAACGCGGCAATGTTAAACTTACTTAAGCGTGAAAATAACTTTTTTGACATCATATTTTTGCCTACTGACTGAATATAGGACAAAGTAAGTTACCAAGCTTAAGGTTTACTTAAGTAAACAGATCGAACAATTTAAAAAGCTGGCCAAGGCAAATGCTGCCTCGACCAAACAATTGTTAAGGTTAACCACCAATCATCTTCGACACTAAACCTTTCTCATGACCCGATTCAGCCACTAAAATACCCGCTAAATGTAAACTGATAAAAGGAATGAAATACCAAAGTGCCAGTACATGTATTGTTTCAGCCTGTCCTTCTATTGATTCTGGGCCAAATTTAAGCAACAAACCGGTTGTAACTGACAAGGCGACACCCGCATAAAATAGCCAATAGACCCACGCTTGAAACTTTTGTTTAGTGGTTGCTTGGCGCGAAAAAGGTGATGTGTAATGCAGACCAAATTTAGCCATATAAATAAAACGCGCTAACACAAATACACTGACCGCATAGCCGAAATAAATATGCCACTGAAACA
The Shewanella vesiculosa DNA segment above includes these coding regions:
- a CDS encoding DUF4266 domain-containing protein produces the protein MTKAFYQPLAKAAVALAIVSSLAGCSSLGVQPWEKDQLARADMALNSEKLDLALDDHIYFSKEGTSGGRSLAGGGCGCN
- a CDS encoding cytochrome b/b6 domain-containing protein, which translates into the protein MQTQTNFPLLHRLIHWGLALTMMVMLLTVLLRLGWMEKNHMAAIIHQGLAKIDVIITDKQAVSIARSIRGVMFQWHIYFGYAVSVFVLARFIYMAKFGLHYTSPFSRQATTKQKFQAWVYWLFYAGVALSVTTGLLLKFGPESIEGQAETIHVLALWYFIPFISLHLAGILVAESGHEKGLVSKMIGG